The Niastella koreensis GR20-10 genome includes a window with the following:
- a CDS encoding SGNH/GDSL hydrolase family protein, with protein sequence MLFFRCLVSFAQIAQPYTWQNPAASNFPVVEGQAWPAEVASRYDRFPIRAEKTLNPNVWNLSHSSAGLYIKFKTNAANLVVRYVVKGALEMTHMPATGVSGVDLYAIDPNGQWKWAPSSRSFGDTIEYRFSNLVVSSEFPGRDYEYRLYLPLYNTVSWLSIGVPNNHSFNFMPLSPEKPIVVYGTSIAQGACASRPGMAWTALLQQQLDRPLINLGFSGSGRLEQPVIALMNEIDARLYVLDCLPNLTAFSGISAQELENRIIAAVKALKEKRPAVPVLLVEHSVGAQTGIIDTAAQHDYENASVVLRRSFDKMKGDGISGIYLLSNKEIGLSIYSTVDGVHPNDVGMMEYARAYEKIIRHILNEPAGLLSTTIPVVQSRDGYYNWRSRHSEIIVLNKTNAPRIIFFGNSIIHYWGGQPSAPLTRGAGSWNKYLEPAGVRNGAFGWDRIENILWRVYHDELDGFNAAQIWVMAGTNNLTINSDVEIAEGLRQLITAIKVRQPKAAIVLSGILPRRAMEKRIVILNIRIAALARRLHVQYVNPGLALLNRQHKIEESLFGDGLHPNAVGYDKLAVAIQPYLKK encoded by the coding sequence GTGTTGTTTTTCAGGTGCCTGGTTTCATTTGCTCAGATAGCGCAACCCTACACCTGGCAAAACCCGGCTGCCAGCAATTTCCCGGTTGTGGAAGGACAAGCCTGGCCGGCGGAAGTGGCCTCGCGGTACGACCGTTTTCCTATACGGGCAGAAAAAACGCTTAATCCAAATGTGTGGAATCTCTCACACAGCAGTGCCGGGTTATATATAAAGTTCAAAACAAATGCTGCCAACCTGGTAGTCCGGTATGTTGTAAAAGGCGCCCTGGAAATGACGCATATGCCCGCAACCGGTGTAAGTGGCGTTGACTTATATGCTATTGATCCCAATGGACAATGGAAGTGGGCGCCATCAAGCCGTTCGTTTGGCGATACCATTGAATATCGTTTCTCCAACCTGGTGGTGAGCAGCGAATTTCCGGGCCGGGATTATGAATACAGGTTGTACCTGCCATTATATAATACCGTGAGCTGGCTTTCAATTGGTGTGCCCAATAACCATTCATTTAATTTTATGCCTCTGTCACCCGAAAAGCCAATTGTGGTATATGGTACTTCCATTGCACAGGGGGCTTGTGCATCGCGGCCAGGCATGGCCTGGACGGCTTTACTACAACAGCAATTAGACCGGCCACTAATCAATTTAGGCTTTTCAGGATCAGGCCGGTTAGAGCAACCGGTTATTGCATTGATGAATGAAATTGATGCCCGCTTATATGTACTGGATTGTCTTCCCAACCTTACTGCCTTTAGCGGTATTTCAGCGCAGGAGCTGGAAAACAGGATTATTGCAGCGGTAAAAGCATTAAAAGAAAAAAGACCAGCCGTGCCGGTTTTGCTGGTTGAACACAGTGTTGGCGCCCAAACAGGTATAATTGATACCGCAGCACAACATGATTATGAGAATGCAAGCGTAGTACTGCGTCGCAGTTTTGATAAAATGAAGGGGGACGGCATTTCGGGTATTTATTTGTTGTCGAATAAAGAGATTGGTTTATCAATATATAGTACGGTAGATGGCGTGCATCCAAATGATGTGGGTATGATGGAATATGCACGGGCCTATGAAAAAATAATTCGCCATATTTTGAATGAACCGGCCGGGCTGCTGTCTACTACTATTCCGGTTGTGCAAAGCCGCGATGGCTATTACAACTGGCGCTCCAGGCACAGCGAGATCATTGTCTTAAATAAAACCAATGCTCCCCGCATTATCTTCTTTGGCAATTCTATTATTCATTACTGGGGTGGACAACCTTCAGCACCCTTAACCCGTGGTGCTGGTTCGTGGAATAAATACCTGGAACCGGCAGGCGTAAGAAATGGTGCGTTTGGCTGGGACCGCATTGAAAATATATTGTGGCGCGTATATCACGATGAGCTGGATGGGTTTAACGCGGCTCAGATCTGGGTAATGGCAGGCACGAATAATTTAACCATTAATTCAGACGTGGAAATTGCTGAAGGATTGCGGCAGTTGATTACCGCAATAAAGGTCCGTCAACCTAAAGCCGCCATTGTATTATCGGGCATATTGCCACGCAGAGCTATGGAAAAACGTATTGTGATACTTAACATCCGCATAGCCGCATTGGCCCGCCGGTTACATGTACAGTATGTAAATCCCGGTTTGGCCCTGTTGAACAGGCAACATAAAATTGAGGAATCATTATTTGGGGATGGATTGCATCCGAATGCTGTTGGGTACGATAAACTTGCCGTAGCCATTCAACCTTATTTAAAAAAGTAA